A section of the Humulus lupulus chromosome 2, drHumLupu1.1, whole genome shotgun sequence genome encodes:
- the LOC133815531 gene encoding uncharacterized protein LOC133815531 — MTQPVGKRILKIIEKQKEVAKHCLVTRSDKFQFQVQCSNGSALVVDLEFRTCTCRRFQLSGLPCGHALATIWFMGGNVFDYVHGFYKKESLQKAYGQSVHPMPSPDMWPQTGLNPIDPPPEMKLPGRPKKARRRETDEPPPALKKARRTRQVKTCSNCLKTGHRRETC; from the coding sequence ATGACTCAACCTGTGGGGAAGAGAATTTTGAAGATAATTGAGAAGCAAAAAGAGGTTGCAAAGCATTGTCTGGTTACTAGGTCTGACAAGTTTCAGTTTCAGGTTCAATGCAGCAATGGTAGTGCCTTGGTTGTCGATTTGGAATTCAGAACTTGTACATGTAGGAGGTTTCAACTATCTGGGCTTCCTTGTGGCCATGCACTAGCTACTATCTGGTTCATGGGAGGTAATGTCTTTGATTATGTCCACGGATTCTATAAAAAAGAATCATTGCAAAAAGCATATGGACAGAGTGTGCATCCTATGCCTAGTCCAGATATGTGGCCTCAGACAGGACTCAACCCAATTGATCCACCACCTGAGATGAAGCTACCTGGAAGACCTAAGAAAGCTAGGAGAAGGGAGACAGATGAACCTCCACCTGCTTTAAAGAAAGCTCGAAGAACTCGACAAGTTAAAACATGCAGCAATTGTCTGAAAACAGGCCACAGGAGAGAAACATGCTAA
- the LOC133819493 gene encoding uncharacterized protein LOC133819493, which yields MPTIRQPGEQPPDYGGHTNIFTIAIHHGGSWFTPFGNRRYEGGKVDYVDWVDTDYFTRMELDGMALDLGHKLPVGFMYKPIGKVLNMGYMVVGDKEILRIVEDIERNRATKIDIFLVFPEIVLPLDWKEDSEAVKHVPANILPPLKICIIEELPDDCDVPTDVVGIPVDATIDGEQEEFDADQYSEEFHDAAFDEPDKEEYEEEFDYMDDESDMEDQIPEVVVLSDSEDDIGDVREDTVEENQDPVQSDRNRKGKQADVRENTSEDSQDKVQADVRENTAEKSQDKVQRDRKGKGKQSDEDFILEEEEFEQDVEAEIEMDTQSDPRKWWRSVSDFFTQNLDDGDSDGICSEEELHELKSDDEFDAGKNSKEFNPKTKMQNFQFVLGMEFATVTILRNAIREYFIEGDREYVFIANDSNRVKVKCKGANCEWMLFASIVNKIDGKTMRVKTLVDKHSCGIVLDNKNLTSTWLEKHFLEQFRLNLSMEYNVFREITAKTKYSRVSSWTFYRAKTKARKMLDGSVKEQYAILDDYCKRLLATNPGSTVKLKTNLVNGRRKFQRIYICLKACRDGWLGGCRPLIGLDGCFLKGYCKGILLAAVGIDGNNSMFPIAYSVAEKENIEVWTWFLELLKADIGSLSPTKVNDE from the exons ATGCCGACCATTCGACAACCGGGGGAACAACCACCCGACTACG GTGGTCATACTAACATCTTCACTATTGCAATACACCATGGGGGAAGCTGGTTTACTCCATTCGGCAATAGAAGATATGAGGGAGGTAAAGTTGATTATGTTGATTGGGTGGATACTGATTACTTCACTAGGATGGAATTGGATGGAATGGCCTTGGACTTAGGACATAAACTTCCAGTGGGTTTTATGTACAAACCAATAGGAAAGGTGCTTAATATGGGCTACATGGTGGTAGGGGATAAGGAGATCCTAAGAATTGTAGAGGATATTGAGAGGAATCGGGCTACAAAGATTGACATATTTCTTGTTTTTCCTGAAATAGTCCTACCTTTAGATTGGAAGGAAGATTCAGAAGCTGTTAAACATGTCCCTGCTAACATTTTACCTCCTCTGAAAATATGTATTATAGAGGAATTACCAGATGATTGTGATGTCCCTACAGATGTTGTTGGTATCCCTGTTGATGCAACCATTGATGGGGAACAAGAAGAGTTTGATGCTGATCAATATTCTGAGGAATTTCATGATGCTGCCTTTGATGAACCTGATAAAGAGGAATATGAAGAAGAGTTTGACTACATGGATGATGAAAGTGATATGGAAGACCAAATACCAGAGGTGGTTGTGCTTTCAGATTCGGAGGATGATATTGGTGATGTGAGGGAGGATACAGTTGAGGAGAACCAAGACCCGGTTCAAAGTGACAGAAATAGGAAAGGAAAGCAAGCTGATGTGAGGGAAAATACATCTGAGGATAGCCAAGACAAAGTTCAAGCTGATGTGAGGGAAAATACAGCTGAGAAGAGCCAAGACAAAGTTCAGCGTGacagaaaagggaaaggaaagcaaagTGATGAAGATTTCATATTGGAGGAGGAAGAGTTTGAGCAAGATGTTGAAGCTGAGATAGAGATGGATACACAGTCTGACCCTAGGAAGTGGTGGCGATCAGTTTCAGATTTTTTTACTCAAAATCTTGATGATGGAGACTCAGATGGTATATGTTCTGAGGAGGAGTTGCACGAATTGAAGTCAGATGATGAGTTTGATGCTGGTAAAAATTCCAAAGAATTCAACCCGAAAACCAAAATGCAAAACTTCCAATTTGTTCTTGGCATGGAATTTGCCACTGTTACAATTTTAAGGAATGCAATAAGGGAGTACTTTATTGAAGGTGATCGAGAATATGTATTTATTGCCAATGATTCAAATAGAGTTAAAGTTAAGTGCAAGGGTGCAAACTGTGAGTGGATGTTGTTTGCTTCAATAGTTAACAAGATAGATGGCAAAACAATGAGGGTCAAAACACTTGTTGACAAGCATAGTTGTGGCATTGTTTTAGACAATAAAAATCTGACCTCAACTTGGCTTGAAAAGCACTTTTTGGAGCAATTTAGGCTAAATCTGAGTATGGAATACAATGTATTTAGGGAGATAACTGCAAAGACCAAGTACTCACGTGTGTCTAGCTGGACATTTTACAGGGCCAAGACAAAAGCAAGGAAGATGTTGGATGGGTCTGTCAAGGAACAATACGCCATTCTTGATGACTACTGTAAAAGGTTGTTGGCTACCAATCCTGGATCTACTGTGAAGTTGAAAACTAATTTGGTTAATGGGAGAAGGAAATTTCAGCGTATTTATATTTGTCTTAAGGCATGTAGAGATGGCTGGTTGGGGGGTTGTAGACCTCTAATTGGTCTTGATGGCTGCTTTTTAAAAGGATATTGTAAGGGCATTTTATTGGCTGCAGTAGGCATTGACGGTAATAACTCCATGTTTCCCATTGCCTACTCTGTTGCTGAAAAGGAAAACATTGAGGTTTGGACTTGGTTCTTGGAGCTATTGAAGGCTGATATTGGGAGTTTGAGTCCCACCAAGGTAAATGATGAGTGA